Within Longimicrobiaceae bacterium, the genomic segment CGCGCGTGCCGTTCACGGAGGCGTTCACGATCACGGAGCCGCCCTGCTTCTTGAGGTGCGGCACCGCGTACTTCAGGGTCAGAAAGGTGCCGGTCAGGTTGATGGCGATGGTCTTCTCCCACTCGTCCACCTCCAGCTCCTCGACGGGCGCCCACACGCCGTTCACGCCCGCGTTGGCGAACACCACGTCCAGCCGCCCCCACCTCTCCACCACCTCCCGGATGGCGCGCTCCATGTCCCCGGCCTTCGAGACGTCCGCGGTGATCACCATCCCCTCCCCGCCGCACGCCTCGACTTCGCGCACCGTCTCTTCCAGCTCCTCCTCGGTGCGGCTGAGCGCGGCCACCTTCGCGCCCTCCTTCGCCATCAACACCGCGGTGGCCTTGCCGATCCCCGACCCGGCCCCGGTGATGAGCGCGACCCTGTCCTGAAGCTGCATCTCTCCCCCCTGTCTTGGACGTGGGCTTCCTTCCGAAGCAGGCGAGGGCGAGTTGCGATTGTCGTACCAGGGGGAGAGCACACGGGAGGGCCAGCGGTTCAGCCCGTCTTCCCCGGACGCGCCCGGTACCACTCCAGGGTGCGGCGGACCCCCTCCGCGTGCGGCGTCGCGGCGACCCCGAAGGCGCGGGTGGACTTGGAGCCGTCGAGCACGAACGGCGGCTGTACGAAAAGGGCCCGGCAGGTGCCGGGCCCTCGACGGCCGTTCAGCTGAGCGCGGCGCTCAGTACCGCTTTTGCAGCTCGATCCCGGTGTAGTAGAACTTCAGGATCTCCTCGTAGGTGGCCCCCTTCTCGGCGCGGCCGACGGCGCCCGTCTGCGACATCCCGACCCCGTGGCCCCAGCCCCCGCCGTACGCCTTGAAGCCGGCGAGCTCCTTGGTCCGAGGGTCGTGCACCGGCTCGATGAAGAAGAGCGTGCTGAGGATGCCCTCGGGGTTCCCTCTGGCGTTGATGAACTTCAGCGACGAGCGGATGCCGTTGCGGGTGCTCGTGAAGGTGTCCTTCTCCGTTACGTACTCGATCTTCAGGACGCGCCCTGAGGGCCCGCGCTCCAGGACGTTGATGGCGAGCACCTTGCCGACCGGGCCGTACGTCATGGAAAGGAGCCGGCTCATCTCCTCGTTGGTCCACTCGAACGACCAGCGGTGATAGCGGGACCAGTCCGCCTCGTAGTCGCCGCCGTGGAAGGCGCGCAGGTTGGCGGAGATGGGCGCGCGCTTGAAGACCTCCAGGGTGGGGACGTTCTCGGGGGCGGCCCCGCGCTCGGCGTCCAGCTTGCCGGTCAGATAGGGCACCGGATCCGCGCGGTCCAGCCACTCCTCGTACCCGGCGGTGTGGCCGCCGCTGGTGGAGGAGTAGAAGGTGGAGATGGGGCGCCCATTGTAGGTCGCGACCACGCCGGCGGTCTCGTCGACGGCCTGCGTGGAGAGCGGGTGCTCGGCCTCGAAGCCGCCGTACACCTGGTCGTCGATGGTGGCGCGCAGATTGTAGCCGTCCGCGAGGCGCTTGCGGAAGCCGACCAGCGCCCAGGTGCGGGCGGCGACCGCCTGCGCCTTCTGCGCCTCCAGCTCGGGGTAGGCCACCGGACCCAGCTCCCGTGGCACGACGCCGTACAGGTACTCCTCCATGGACAGCTCGTTGATGCCGGCGAGCGAGCCCGCGCTGTTGATCCCCGCCTCCGCCGTGCCGCGGTACTGCCGTCCCGCGATGCGGACGCGGCCGGTGAGCGCCTCGACCACCGGGGCTCCCTCACTGAACAACGTCTCGGAGCCGCTCTGGATCTTGAACTGCGCCTCGCCCTCGGAGAAGGTGTAGGCGAAGAAGGAGACGCCGTTGTGGAGGTTCAGCCCCTTGGCGCCGACCTCGGCCCGCCACGCGGCGCGGGTTGTGGTGTTCAGATAATCCGCCTCGCTAAGCCGCCCGATGCGCAGCCGGGTGCACGGGACGCTGGGCACGAACTCCGTGATGGTGTGGTATCCGGCCGCCTCGGCGTTCGCCACCCACTGGTCGCGCGTGGCGTCGGAGCCGGTGCACGCCACCTGGAGGTAGTAGAACTTCCGCACGACCGGCACAGACTCCAGCGTCACGGTGACGTCCTCGCCCGTGCCGCGCAGCAGTTCCCCGCCGGTGGCCTTGTTGCGGACGACGAACTCGCCGGTCCCGCCGAGCTTGAGGCTTTGGGTCTGCTGCACGACCCCGACGCGGATGGAGCCGGTGAAGGTGCCGATGTCGGCGCCGGACGCGGCCGAGCGCGGCCGAAGGTCGGCGCCGCGCGGATCCGTCGGCAACGAGTCCGAGCAGCCGGCCAGGAGCGCGAGGCCGAAAAGGGCTGCCGAGGGGCGCCGCCAGGCGCGCGATTGGGTTGACCGCAAGGGTACCTCCTACGCAGGGGTGATGCAGCAGGTGGCAGGGATCCGCCGCGCGGACGTCTGCCCCTCGGGAACAGCCGCAAGTCGCCTACGGGCCGGCCGGGTCACGCGGGCGGAGCGTAATGGTAAGCGGTTGGATGGATGCAGGATAGCGCAAAACATGCGGTCGCGCAACCACGCTCCTCCGGAACTCCTCGGGTGCAATCTATCCCTCCCATGACCGCGCCGCCAGGAATCCCGTGGAGCACCGGAACACGCGCTGTGCTCTGGCAGCCCCGCCGCCGGGCCCCGCGAACAGATCCTGTGCAGCGTGCACATCGATTTGCACAGGATATGTGCAGTCTG encodes:
- a CDS encoding SDR family NAD(P)-dependent oxidoreductase produces the protein MQLQDRVALITGAGSGIGKATAVLMAKEGAKVAALSRTEEELEETVREVEACGGEGMVITADVSKAGDMERAIREVVERWGRLDVVFANAGVNGVWAPVEELEVDEWEKTIAINLTGTFLTLKYAVPHLKKQGGSVIVNASVNGTRVFSNSGATAYASSKAGQVAMTKMLALELARARVRVNVICPGAIDTEIDENTERRNLEGIGVPQEFPEGPHPLRGKPGTSQQVAQLVLFLASDASSHVTGTEVWIDGGESLLGLKG
- a CDS encoding SpoIID/LytB domain-containing protein yields the protein MRSTQSRAWRRPSAALFGLALLAGCSDSLPTDPRGADLRPRSAASGADIGTFTGSIRVGVVQQTQSLKLGGTGEFVVRNKATGGELLRGTGEDVTVTLESVPVVRKFYYLQVACTGSDATRDQWVANAEAAGYHTITEFVPSVPCTRLRIGRLSEADYLNTTTRAAWRAEVGAKGLNLHNGVSFFAYTFSEGEAQFKIQSGSETLFSEGAPVVEALTGRVRIAGRQYRGTAEAGINSAGSLAGINELSMEEYLYGVVPRELGPVAYPELEAQKAQAVAARTWALVGFRKRLADGYNLRATIDDQVYGGFEAEHPLSTQAVDETAGVVATYNGRPISTFYSSTSGGHTAGYEEWLDRADPVPYLTGKLDAERGAAPENVPTLEVFKRAPISANLRAFHGGDYEADWSRYHRWSFEWTNEEMSRLLSMTYGPVGKVLAINVLERGPSGRVLKIEYVTEKDTFTSTRNGIRSSLKFINARGNPEGILSTLFFIEPVHDPRTKELAGFKAYGGGWGHGVGMSQTGAVGRAEKGATYEEILKFYYTGIELQKRY